In Sulfuritortus calidifontis, the sequence GCCGACCTGCCCAAGGAATCCGGCCGTTTCGATCTGCCGATCGCGCTCGGCCTGCTGGCGGCCTCGGGCCAGATTCCCAGCGACAAGCTCGACCACTACGAATTCGCCGGCGAACTGGCGCTGACCGGCGAATTGCGCCCGGTGCGCGGTGCGCTGGCCATGGTGCTGGCTGCCAGTGGCTCCGGCCGCGCCTTCATCCTGCCCGAGTCCAGCGCCCGGGAAGCCGCCTTGGCCGAGGCCGCCGAGATTCTCAGCGCCCGCTCGCTGCTCGAGGTCTGCGCCCACTTGGCCGAGCGCACGGCCCTGGCCCAGGCCGGGGCAGAGGCGCCCAGCCATAACGCGGCGGATTACCCCGACCTCGCCGACGTCAAAGGCCAGGCCGGCCCGCGCCGGGCCCTGGAGGTCGCCGCCGCCGGCGGCCATTCCCTCCTGATGAGCGGGCCACCCGGCACCGGCAAATCCATGCTGGCCCAGCGCCTGGCCGGCATCCTGCCGGCGATGACCGAGCAGGAGGCCTTGGAGGCCGCGGCCGTGCAATCCTTGACCGGCGGCTTCCGGGTCGAGCACTGGCGCCGCCGGCCCTATCGGGCACCGCACCACTCGGCCTCGGCCGTGGCCCTGGTCGGCGGCGGTGTAAATTCCATCGGTAATTGCGAACGTACATAAATAACTGCTACCTTCCTGCAAAAAATGCGAATAAAAGGAAGGTATGTCGGGCTACAAGATCAAGGAATTCCCCCAGGATGGGGCTTATTGGCGCATCGACTGGCTAGGCAAGATCCAGCCCAACATCGATGTCGAAAGCGAACCGACAATTGATGTCCTGCTGACCAAACTGCAGACTGGCTACACAGACCCGCTATCGAACGGCAGCCTGACCCAGGAGCATGCATCGGCAGCTGTTGGCATAGGGCAGCTCCCCCTACTCATGGCAGGATCGATCTGGAAAGACGGGCAATTCCATACGCATGTGCCGGCTGACCGCCATAAACTGGCCGCATTGGAAATCGATACCAGCCAAGAGCTTCGCCACGTCTTCAGTGACGGCTTGGCAGTCGACGGAGAGACCTTCGATCTCATCCCCCGGTCGCATTACAAAGTCGGCAAACACTACGCCAAGGTCAAGGACGCACCTATCGCTCTATTCCCTGGCAATGGGCAGGATCTCAGCTATTTCATCATCCCGCGCTTCGAGCTCTTTCGCTTCTACTATGCCTGTTCCAGCAAACTGGCCTTCTATGTTTGGGAAGATGCCATCGGCCATGCCATCAACCAGTCGAAGTCTGCTCAATTGGCCGGCAATGACGTGAGAATCCATCTCAGGCGGGACATGATGGACAAGGAGGCATATCTCCTCGCCAGATGGTTTGTCAGCGACAAGATGCGCCAGGAAGTCAGCTCGTTCCGCAACAAGCGAGCCATGGCCGCCGCCAACCATCCCAAGCACAAGCTGGTCGCCATCCATCCCGATATCGGCTTTCCTTTCAACGGCAAGACCAGGCTCCGCGCACTCGGCAAGAGGATCATGCTCCACGAGTCCGAATCGACCGGGCGCAAAATCTGGGCATTTCTGGCGCTACATCTCCAGTATTGCAGCCACCCGATGCCCTACCGAAACATCGTGGTTGATCGCGACAACCGTAATAAGAAAGGGGCGAACTGTGACGACCCGGGCTTGCTGCCGGCTTGGGCCGACAAGCCGAACGAAGACTCATCACAGAGCGCTGACGGGGACCCCGTTGCCACACTAGCATCGGACGAAGAACCCAAGAAGGAGCTTCGCACCAAGACCATCGACATCTATGCGCAACAGTTCGATTTACAGAATCACCGCTTGGTAAAAGAAGAAGTCGAGGTCCAGAAATATCAATCCGCAAAAGTAACCCGCGGCGGCGACTCGTTCGTGGACCAATATGGCACGGGCGAAGGGACATACGGGGAATCCAGCACTGGGCCCGCCAGCGCTTCGACCAGCCCGACGCATATGTCAGAGCGATACTTGGTCACACTCATGCCTTTCATCGAAGCACTGCGGTGGATTCGGACACAGCCGGGCACGTCGGTTGAGACCCTGGCCCTGGGCAGCGAGCATCTGTCCGTCGCAGACGAAACACTCTACTTGCTGCCTGAGATGAAACGAATGCGTTCCTGGCACCGGGTCTACTCGGATATACCTCGCACCCGAGGCATCATGGTGGCCAAAGTCACAACCCCTGGCCAAGTCTTCTACCTATTGGAGATCGAGCGTAGGGACAAGGCCGAAAGCTACTCAACGCTGGTGATGAAAAGCCGCGCGGTCGACCTGCCAGACTCACACCTCAGGGCTTTTTTGAGAACTGTGGCACGCTCCAATGGATGGCCAAGGCAGGACCATGAAAACTTTCACCACCTCAAGTACCGAGGGGTGAATCACTACAAGGAGGATACGGCTGAGAGATTTGGAGAGCGGTTAATGACTGTCGCAATCAGCCTCTCTTAGCCAGAGTGCAGGGCGCCAGGACATCCTCACACGAAAAAAGAAGGCACCTAACTGGTGCCTTCTAAAGACCCGCATCCATTGCGAGCAGGGAGTGTTGTTTGCCAGTCAACTCAGGCGTGACCTTACTTTATCAATCAGCTCATCACAACAACCGCTGACCTCAAATGACAGGCTATCCAGATTCCGGCCTTTGGCCTTAATGCTCGGCGCACTTCCATGCACGTCACATCTGCAAGACCCCACTGCCTTTCGAATATGCGACGCAACTTGCTGAAGCACCGCAGCCTCTACATAAAGCGGGGCACTTATCAAAATACGTTTAATGTAAACTTACAACTGGTTTTCCTGTAGCCTTAGGAAGGCTCTTCATTCAAGAATATCTCTCACTCCGTACCGACTGAATGTCCGCGCCAATAACCACGCCCAGCTCCGACGCAATTCTTTCAATCCTGCTGGAAGCCAAAGAGGCGGGTGTTGGCAAGATTACGCGCACGGCTCTAATCAAGTACCTCTATCTCTTGGACTTGTTTATGGCCGAAGAGACCGAAGGTACAACCTGGACTAATACCTCTTGGCGTTTTCTTCATTTCGGCCCATTCGCTAGCGCCCTTGCTGACGAGATTGACCTACTTGCCAAACACTCCAAAATCCAGGAATTCACAGGTGGGGGTGGCACAGGCAAGGACTACACTCTCTACACGGTTGGCGAATGGTCTACCGCAAAGACCTTTGAGGGTCTTGGACTCCCTAGAGATGTCCGACTAAAGCTATCCAAAGTCATCCGGGATTTTGCCAACGACCTCTCGTCGTTACTTGATATGGTTTACTTCCAGACAGAACCAATGCAAGGCGTGAGGCCTGGACAAGAGCTTTCTTTCGAATCCGCACGCAAGGTCGACTTCAAGACCGACATTAAGCCCATCAAAATTCCGATTTCAAACACTAGCCGTGCAGCACGGATTCAGGCATTGGCTAAAAAGATCGGAGAGAACTACCTCAAGACCAAACATGGGCTTCCCGCGACGTTTGTCGCACCCATCCGCGATCAATATTTTGCCGAGACCTTTATAGGGAACGAGGATGATCGGATCGAGGGCCATTACAGCGCGGAACTGACTTTCGGAGAGGGGTGAGGCGTTGGCTCAAGATGAAAAAACGGTCAGCGACATCTCGACTCTACTCGACTACTACGACACATCCAGGAATCCTGGCCCAAAGCCGGAGGTTGGACAGATTGTGTTTACTCCGGTCCTCAACACTGACCGCAAGCATATGATCGCCGATGCTCAAAGGTCCGATCCAAACAGTCACACTCGCGCGGATCTCATCATACGGGCCATTGACGACAGTTCGGATTTTCGGGGCAAGCCCGAGCGTCTTCCTATCTATGCCATGTGCCTCGGCCAAACCGAGGAATTAGTCATTACGAGGGCGAAGAAGCGACCCTGCGTTGTTCTTGCCAAATCAGACGGTGTGAAGCACATGACCTTGCCTGTAGGTCAGCAAGGGAAAGCCCTTAATGCCTTTGATGAGATCTACTGGCTTGCTCCGATATACAGCGTCTCCACGGGATCGAAAGCACGTGCCTTTGGTCCAGTCATGACCGCCCGCGTGAAATGTATGATGTACATGGAGTTTGTGTACGTTCCCCAATCTGGGCTGATCATTAGAAATCCCAGCGTAATCCGCTTGGATCGTATGTTCTGGAGCCATCTGTTGGGCGCAAGCGAGCCGCAGAGCCTATTCCTAACTCCAGAAATTCTTGGCATTTGCTGGAATCAGATTCGCATCCTGTCTGGCGATACACCCGAGGAGGACTATGTCAGCATGCGCGAGCTGCTGCTCATGGACTTGCCAGAAGAATGCAAATGATTCGATGACGGAAAATACTCTGAGGGCTCTGAGTTCTTAGCTAAAGCAATCAGTTTGATTTACGCCATTCCCAAGGTGGCTGCGGAATCGAGTCCATCCAAAGACCAATTCTCCGCATCCTGGCCATCACTTCTGCCTGCTCATACAACTGTCGATCTTCCGACGATTGCTCACTAGAGTAGCGCCGGTACCACCAAGCCATCCCATCGGCAATCTGTTGCAAGCCGATATCCCGGCCATCCACGACGACCTTACAAATCAACCTGTCATAGCGGTCACGCTTGGGACAATCGGCGACTGCCTGCTTCTGGAAGGCCAGCCGCCCCAAGTTGGTCTGTGATTTCGAGCCAAAGGCCTGTGCTTTCTCAGGGGCATCAATGCCGGCTATGCGGATTTTGTGTTGCCGATGCTGATCATCTAACAATTGAATTGTGTCGCCGTCAGTGATGGCGACGACGTATCCACTCAGCGCTGCATGCGCAGCGTGGGGAGATAAGGGCAATACTAACAGCCACGCCGTAAGGACTACGTATCGCCCCATTGTAGCCATAGTGGTCAGTTTTCCACTTCGATTTCTGCCCTAGGGGGGTTATTGTACGGCTTGGATGTCAGGCCGATGATGGCATCGGGGTCAATCATCTCACTCAGCTCCGACGAATTGAGCACATGGTCCCCTGCCGCGTCCTCCACTTCAGGATTGATTTCCCAAGGGTACGCAGTAACCATATCGCCCTAACTACTCCTCGGTTAGTAGATCGTCACAGATATCATGAGCCGCGCTCATCGCACAGCTCTGACAGAAGGAAAATCCAAGCTCACACCAGGTCAAGCACGTCAAAATCATCTTCCGGTGGGGTATTAGCGTCTGAAGCAATGGTTCGAGGCGAACCTGCTTGCCCTGATGAACCTGATCCGCCATTCAAGCCAGAATTGGCACTGATAATATCTGTGTCCGACCCATACCCCTCTATGAACATTGGGCGGCCAGAAGAACCAAGGACAGGGAGAATACCGGCAACCATGTATGAATACGTAGCAGACTGACGAGGGTCTGGCAAAGCCTGGTAAAGGTCAAAGGCTGCTTGGCCTTCCTTGGCCACGATATGTTCACGGTCAGCACCGACCCCAAGGCCAACACCATAAACCCGATAATGCAGATTACGGAAAATCTCCTTTTGAATTTCGGCGATAGTCTGCGTGATAAACATAAAGCCTACCTGGTATTTGCGTAGCATTTTGACCTTGGCTACCAAGTCCTTTACAAGCTGGCGTTTTTCCTCATCCTCCTCTGGGCTTTGTGGAATGAAACGCCCAGCCTCATCGATCACAATCATGCAGTTGGCTAGATTCTTCCCGGACTTAAAATGCATGTGGGCGTATTGACTGATACGCTTAAACACAAGATTCATCAAAACAATCTTATAGTCCTCATCCAGATCAAGCCGATTTGGGTTCAAGTCGAGAATCTTGATTTGCCCTCGTGATAACGGGCCACGCACGATATCCAACAGTTTCACCTTTGCACCACCATTTGGCATGGTGGCCGCAAAAAGCGATGTAACCTTATTCCAGCACGATTCCAACTGCCTCTTTCGCGTGGTGAAGTTGGTTGTAAATTCAGTGAGCTTGTCTTGGCGCGTTCGACCAGCATAAAGATTGGCCATGACCTGAAGCAATACCTGCT encodes:
- a CDS encoding Tn7-like element transposition protein TnsE, with the translated sequence MSGYKIKEFPQDGAYWRIDWLGKIQPNIDVESEPTIDVLLTKLQTGYTDPLSNGSLTQEHASAAVGIGQLPLLMAGSIWKDGQFHTHVPADRHKLAALEIDTSQELRHVFSDGLAVDGETFDLIPRSHYKVGKHYAKVKDAPIALFPGNGQDLSYFIIPRFELFRFYYACSSKLAFYVWEDAIGHAINQSKSAQLAGNDVRIHLRRDMMDKEAYLLARWFVSDKMRQEVSSFRNKRAMAAANHPKHKLVAIHPDIGFPFNGKTRLRALGKRIMLHESESTGRKIWAFLALHLQYCSHPMPYRNIVVDRDNRNKKGANCDDPGLLPAWADKPNEDSSQSADGDPVATLASDEEPKKELRTKTIDIYAQQFDLQNHRLVKEEVEVQKYQSAKVTRGGDSFVDQYGTGEGTYGESSTGPASASTSPTHMSERYLVTLMPFIEALRWIRTQPGTSVETLALGSEHLSVADETLYLLPEMKRMRSWHRVYSDIPRTRGIMVAKVTTPGQVFYLLEIERRDKAESYSTLVMKSRAVDLPDSHLRAFLRTVARSNGWPRQDHENFHHLKYRGVNHYKEDTAERFGERLMTVAISLS
- a CDS encoding thermonuclease family protein, with amino-acid sequence MPLSPHAAHAALSGYVVAITDGDTIQLLDDQHRQHKIRIAGIDAPEKAQAFGSKSQTNLGRLAFQKQAVADCPKRDRYDRLICKVVVDGRDIGLQQIADGMAWWYRRYSSEQSSEDRQLYEQAEVMARMRRIGLWMDSIPQPPWEWRKSN